The region TgaatttttgtttgtctttataACATATTGGAAGGGTTattgttacttatcaaaatatatatatatatattggaagggTTATTGTGGTTTGGAATTAATTCACAATGGAGTCATTAACCTCTAGCTTGAATGGCATGTCCTCCTCCTGTAAGAAGGGGGGTGAAGAGCAAGGTCTTGGGTTCAAGCTCCACTAGGTGCAAGtgtaaattataaaagaaataaaatttaagttccAATGGGTACATTGTAGTATGTAGTACACCCTTTGCTATTTATTATCTTAAAGTAGCAGATGGGTAGATTACACTCGCTCAGGAGTGGAAGTGAAACTAAGTCTAATGGTTTGGTGAAGGTAGCAATCAACTGCTGGTGGTGGCAAGGACAACAGGCATGCAAAGGACGGTGGTGGGTATTGATTAGTTTAAACAATATCATACTGAAATCTTAATAAATGATGTTGTATCCGTGGACATTTGTTTATGTATGAAAAATTATGGCAACTATATTTTCCCTTCAATAAATAGGCCACGACATGAAGCCTAACTTATCTACAGTAGTGTCGAAGGTAACCATGTAATGTTTTATGCAGATTAGGGCAACAATTTGGAGGGTGGTGGCCGTCATTTATCTCAGTAACTTTAATGCTGCTTTTGTTTAGAATTTCGTATATTGAAGCCGGGTCTATGCGGTAGAGTAGTTATTAAGGATCCCAAAAGTGATCAATTTGGAGATCCTATAAATGcaaaaatgagaagaaagaGTGGAACATTTCACTTTCATGACATTAGCAGAAACAAAAAAGATATTTGAGGCGGTACCGAGGGTTTTTTTTGTGGGTATGGTACCGAgggtttcttcagatttgcatcAGATGGAGCGGTGCTTCTCTGTGGAAGCCAAACGTTTTCCTTTTCAGCGAAGGCTAAAGTGCCGGAACTGCGCTTGGAGGAGAGGAGAAAGGGGTTCTACGGGTTCATAGTTTTGGGTCTTCAAGGTTCAGCTTGGCTGTTAGCTTCTGTAGAGGAGGCATTGAAGGTTTTAGCGAAGGAATTCGTCAAGTACTTTCGGGAGGATGTGAAAGTATTGATGGTTCGAGGGGGCGAGAACAAGTCCGGTCGCTACCTAGAGGTGGAAGTCTTCGCTGAGGGTGGTCGAAAAGGGGCTATTTGGCTCCCTGAAGGCCGTGAAGGTTGGGGCTGGGCTCGAGTTGCGGGGGTACTGCGGAAGATGATCAATTCCCTCGGTCCTAAGTATCGGACGATGGGTTCTGAGGCGTCTTCTTTGGAGGGGACTCAGATAAGGGGTGTCTCTTTTAGTCGGCTGGGCGGGTCTCCTCCATCGTATGAGGCTGTGGTTCGGGGGGAAGTTGTCTCTCACTGTACGCATGCTGGGCTGTGGGGTTCGGATGGAGAACTGCATGGGTTGGACCTATTTCCGGTATCATGGTGTAGGGTGGTCAAAGACGGGAGATTGGCGGTGAATTGCTTTGACCTGGAGGAACAACCGCACGGGTCGACGGAGAAGTCCACACCTCCAGCATGGTCAGGGAGCTCTTCATTTGATCCGCTAGACAAAGGTTTATCTCGTTGTCCACTGGGTAAGAAGAAGGTGCATGTTGTTTACTCTGTACGAGGTCCATCTcgtttgaattcaaatttgcgTACGTGGACCAGGATGCTCCTCAGCTTTAAATTGGCTTTGTGCTGGGCTCTTGGGAATCTTCTGGGCCGGTTTGCTGGGTCCAGTTTGGGCCTCAAACGAAAAGGGCTTCGGTTGGGTTGCTTCTTGTCGaaaatcaaaaccaaagcaTCGTTTCAGATAGAAACTTCCGAGGATGCGGGTCCCGTGTCGACGGTCGTTCTAGGGTGCTCTCTTCGGCTGGAGACGACATCTCCGACAAACTCTAGGTTGATTCCAGGGTTGTCTTCTTCCGAGGGTGGGCCTAGCTGTCGGAAACTTTTTCCAGCTGGAGATGTCGGTATGGGTACGACGGAGATTCAGCCAGAGATTTTGCCAGGGACAGAATCTGGGGTGGTTCTGGGGCTGTCATCTTCTGGGAGTGTGTCAAGCCATCTGCCTCTTGTTCCAGCGGCTAAATCCGTCATGCTACCTAGTCCCAATGCTTCTGTCCTTCTGTCTAGCAACTCCGTGTTGGTGCTGGGTTGACTCaacctttcttctcttttccttctctcttagGGGCAGTTGAGTTGGGTGAGAAGATTCTTCTTCTCTCCCCGCGATACAGTCTACTAAACCTTTCCAGAGCTTTTACTGGAAGGCTAGGGATCTCAGGGAAGGTCACTCAATAAAGTGGAATGAGGGGCTGTTAGCAGATTCCCTGGCTGCTTCGAAGACGCTTATCTGTTTTGCTAAAAAGGAAGTAGCTGCAATGCCTCCGGTGAAGAATTCTGTGGATTCTGCGAAGAAGGGTTTCCTTCAAAAAGGGTTCCTCAACCCTCGCCCGGCTGCAATGGCCCCTACCGCTTCTCATAAGGCCAAGGATGTTGGGATGATTGGGCTTCACTCCCCCCCGGGAGGTCGCATCATTCCTTCATCCGTAGAGGGCAATAGTTTTTCCCAATCTTAGGAATGGCCTGTCAAGTTTGATCTTAATAGGCGAGGAGTCTTTGGCAATccttgatgccatggaagatGAATTCCATCGGGACAAGATGATAGCACGCCAAAAGACCAAAGGAAAGAGgaagcttttgaatttgaaaagttcCATTAATTACGGTGTTGCAAGCGCTCCCTCTAggtgtaggaaaggcaaggctctcaTGTAGTAGGGTTTTGTGCCCGCGTGGGTTTAGAGGTTTTCGGGTTTTAGGGCTTAcctccttgtgggttttgttgggttcttttgtgggcTGTTCTCAAGTGATCCTTTTgagctttagggttttgttgggtgCTTTTGGTGAGTTGGCTTTGATTGTTCATGTATATACTCGCTGTGTACTTAGGAATGCCTTATACTTTTTCAAttaaaacttttcttacttataattaaaaaaaaaaaaaagaaaaaaaaaaaagatatttggaaAGATTATGAAGTCAATTTTTGGTActattgcttgttttttttttttttttttttgggtttgagcGAAGTAAATATGTAAGGAaccttttttttcccttttaaaaaaaaaatagattcaCAAATCATAGGGAGtagaaaaacaacaatattGGGTAAGCATTTTTGCTTTGAGTGGAGATATCTTTGTTTTGTGATCATCTACTAGTTTCATTTCTTCttgcagtcttgtcagttgaTAACTTCTGATTGGGTAGAAGTTTATATTAATTACTCACATAAGTTGACAATGACAATTTTGCTGATCGCGTCAAAAGGCTTTTATTCCTCGCCCCCcacaacaccccccccccccacccccccctccccctccccctcccccccacacacacacacacagatctATTAGTAATTATCAACATGTTCTGGATGTATCTTGATCTTTCTTTCATCTACCGTACTAGTTAACTGAAACATGCAACTAATGGAATTGCTCAATTAGATTTATCTATTGTTTAATATGAAGAAAACAACTTTCTTATTCATATCAGCATGTTATGAATGATCTCGTAATTCTGGCATGTCAAGTGAAGGTCATTGAATGTATTGTTGGGAAAAGGCGATTGATTCTAGTTTGGAGGGAAAATTAGAAGTAACATGGGTTGTAAAAGGACTCATGTAGCCAATCCCTTATAGTTGGGATTAAGACGTGATTCAGTTGTTCTAGTGATTCGTTTAGTCTAATTATTTAGCCGTCAACATCTTGTGAATATCTTGTTTTCTAGTCATAATCTTGTTTTGCCATCCACTAAGGAtggtttggaatttttttattcttgaaataaaatatatgatcTATTATTTGTTATGCCTATTtcttaaaattcaaattcacaATGTTTTCTACTTGCCTTTCTTCTCTGGTTATGCAGGGAGATGATCCAGCATAGGCCTTACACGCAAAAAGTAGATGTTTACAGCTTCGGGATTGTTCTCTGGGAACTCATTACTGGAAATCTTCCATTTCAAAACATGACAGCAGTGCAGGCAGCATTTGCCGTCGTCAACAAAGGCGTCCGTCCGACCATCCCCCATGATTGCTTACCAATTCTGTCTGAAATCATGACCAGATGCTGGGATGCCAACCCTGATGTCAGGCCACCCTTCGCCGAAGTTGTCAAAATGCTTGAGAATGCAGAGACTGAGATCATGACAACTGTCCGCAAAGCCCGATTCAGGTGTTGTATTGCCCAACCGATGACTGCGGATTGatccccaaaataaaaaaaaaaataaaaaaaaaaaattgaacaagaaAACAGCTATAAGATCTGAACAAGAGAAATGGGAAAAGTTGAAAGGAGGGGAGGAGAAAATGATTGTATCTTAGCCTTGTGTATTTATCACGTTTGAGAACTGTTATTACCATAAGAACTGTTtgttttgggggttttctatttttatggATTCTGTTGTTGAATTAGTAATAGACGAGAATTGATGCGTATGTATACATCCCCTCTTATGCGGAGTGTTGACCTCCCTTGTTTAGTTCCATTTTCTCCAAAAATTTGCAGCTTAATCATTTGGATTCCTAAAATAAACTgctgtaattaaaaaaataaaataaaatgtagaaGAAATAGGCCAGcaacaaggaaaaataaataataataataataatattattattatttaatgttACACTAGATTTTTATGTCAACTTCACACCGATTAATGTTGTGTATTTTAAAGACGGAATTCAGCTCGATGCTGAGGGCTTGAGTAGCCCTCAGGACTCTATTACATTTTGGTTAATATGCAAAACATCATGAGTGCATTGAGTGGTTCTTAACACATGCATCCAAAGTAATTACAATAAGAGAATTTGGAATCTGAAAGAGGCCTAGAAAAAGTCCAGAAAGTCCTCTTATGTCGTTACGCTCAACAGAAAAAACTTCAATaagaaaaagaaccaaaaaaaaaccaaagaagtGGATGGAAACTCCATTAAtaaaccccatttttttttcttttttctttttacgaGGAACATTAAGCAGGCAAAGCCACTTCGCGTACCAATCCTAAAATATAAATCTCACCATCCACATGAAACGACCAAAATAGGGGCAGGATCGGTTCAATAAATTTTGGAGCCTTAGACAATCATTTTAAATAAGGCTTTCTTTtaacatttaaatattaaataaaaataaatttttaatttttttagtatatttttatattaaaattattgtttcacTTTTGAAATTCAATGTTATATTACTAGTAGCAAGCCTATATAAATTTTACAGGGGCAAAAACACGTAATGTTATATTTTTTGCTAAACAATTTACTATTCAACAAAAAATCTACTTAACtcaagtttttgtgtttttttacaCAATACATAGTTTTGTATGACAAAAACGATAAAGTGATATAAGaggtgaaaaaataaaaataaaattagtaacATGACAAGCTTTTGTTGGCAAGTACATCAGAACATGTGGCTGTGGATGACCgataaaaacaatgaaaaaggTGTGGTCATGACAGGTAGTCTTATCTTGTCTTcacaataaagaaaataaggCTGGGCCATTAGTTTCAAACTCAACGCCAtcgatccaaaaaaaaaaaaacttgcagaggagaagaaaaagaaaaaaagaaaaagagagtacTCAAAAGTCATAGATCGagaaaatagtaaataaaaatCCTACCACCCATCACGGTGGTTAGCATCTTGGTGTTTGTCTTTACCTTGGGTTAATGGGTGCGAAAGTTTGTTGGTAAGAGAGACTGAGTCTTAGACGAGCTCAGCGGTCTTGGCCTTCTTACCACCTGGCTGCTGGAAAAATTTGTATACCTTTTCAAGAAGtgattttggtaatttgctGGAATTAAgataatgatattttttattttttacttttaaatccATGTTCCTAGATTGAAGGTTGTTTTTTCTATGTTGAGTTCTAAAGTCTCTCAATTGGTGAAATaatgtgcctttttttttttttttttttttttcttgtgccAAAGTGTTGTGTTCTTGGGCCTCTAATGATCGATTTTTCTGTGGGAGTTGGAGTAAGGGAGAGATAATGCACATTTTTGTCTAGGTAATCGTTTTCTTAAGCATTGACGATTGATTTTTTAATGAGAGTTAGTATTCCAAAACAAAGATAATGCactatgcattttttttctttaaatagtTGTTGACttgtttttttcaaactttgtcTCAATTTCACGGGGCCTTCTTCCATCTTTTATGGGGTCTCATGGGGCCTTCTTTCACTGTGAGCCTTAGACGACCGCCTAAGTCACATAGTGGAAGAACCGGCCTTGAATAGGGGTATGTAGCCCAACTATTTAATAGCACCTATCAGGATTCAAACCTCAATTTCGCTAAAGACTGAGCCTTGCACCACGAGGCCAACCCCTTGGTGTTAACTCCATTAATAAACCTAACAATGCTAAAAACTGATGTTTATCGGTTAATAATTTAATTGTTTGTACTTTGGAATTTTCAGGGTCTAAATATCAACACATGCAAAAATGCCACATATTGCCAATTTGCAGTGTGATGGCAACCCATCTTGTTTCTTTTAGAGAATTTTCGATCAAATTTCTTGAGTTTTCGCACAATTTCACACTTTCAAATTACTCCCCGAGTTTCTAAAATCGCCTTTTAACTCTTCAAATTTTTACCGTTTCTTAATTCATCCATTCCTTCGAAAATTGTTTACATGTGCCacatgttaaaaataaattcttaattatatttaaatatatatatattcttcatagtttattaaatttttttcgtcaaatataataaaaaaacaatcttTTACAAGTGACGCACATACTGCAGACGTGACATTGTAATCAATTTTTTACAGAAGTGaactaaaaaaaagtaaaaataactCGATAAAtgccattttgtattctctcatccatttatttttatttttttaaaatcaactattagatCTGTAAGACCCACATGGGTGAAGGTATAAGTCCTACATATTGATAATAGCAAggatatataaaaatattatagaaTGATTGTCAAAGTAATATTTACATGGATGCTTCTTAAATTCAATGTGTTGTACACATTTCGAAGCCAACCAGACCTTCATACTAACCAAAGAGCTGTACACGGTAaccatatataacatatattggATAATCAATTATGACATAATTGCTTGTCAAAGTCTTCATGGTCCATCAAGGTTAAACCCTAAGAGCTAAACAATTCCATCAACAACTCTCCTGTTTCAGTTTAATTGCTTGGTTTTGTTATGTAAGCAACAACATGAATACAGAGAGATCCTGCAAGCTGAAAAAGTCATGCAACATTTGATCATGAGCTGAAGGTATCATCTGAGACCACCACCGTTAAGAGATTAAGTTCATGGTCCAAAGTCCACGAAGGCTCATTTTGATGGTTGAGACTGAAGCTGTACTCCTGGAAGTGCCCATTGTAGTTTATTATGGATATGGTAGCCCTggaaaatccaaaaccaaaagaacataaaacaaTGGGGGTCATTCGTACAATATATTCAGAGCAATATATCTAGGAGGCGGCTAGTCAAATCCTTTTATCTTCATCTCTCCTAATAATGATTAACATCAGCCAATGTTCTCCACATAAAACTCAAGTTATTGTACCAAAAACCTATTTGGAAGCTCATAGCAAATAAGAGAGAGATATGGTTGcacggggagagagagagagagagagagagagaggacttcAAGCAAGTGTGGACCTTcataaaacaaagaaattaatgGCCACATGACACAAATACCAAGGTTTCAGAGCCATATATCAATCTAACTTGCATAAATGAAAAACCTCAAGTGACAAGTGATATAAAATCCTCAAGTGTGGTCaggattttaaaaactaattcaCAGCCAAGTCTTCTCAAAGAACTGCTACATCATTGTCaaccaaaataaagaaaaggccCAACATCTGCTTTTTCAAGATCAACATTGATAATATTTTCCCTCATCAGTATAGATACTAATGCACTTGTATGACCAATTGCATGCACGACTGTCTTAAATTTAGAAAGATGATCTATGGATGATTATTAAAATTACAATGCAACTTCATCAACAGTAACCATATTACCATATTATACGTCAAGTGGAACTCATTGACATATTCTCAGCATAGCTGCTGGTAGCTTCTATTTTTGACATCAAAACAAAATCCAGTATCTACAACATGATGTGTATTGATCTAGGAAATAACCAGAAGTATCAAGTGACTGTAATAACTGAAGGCGCCAAGGGacacatgaaatatttcatAAACGACGCTTTTGAACCACTAACATCAGCTCGAGGTGGGGTTTGAGCAATAGCAAGGGAAACAACTGCAGGGCGCTTCTTGAGCTAGAGGGTATGCACCTTTTGATAGGGTAATAGGTGTGAAAGATTCAATGAAACTTCATATGCACTAATATGCAGAGTAGGTCCAGAGTGCTGCATGCCCAGTAAGATCAGTACTAAGTTACTAACCTCTCTGAATTTGTTGAGGTTTTGCAGAAGATGAGTTTCATATTTCTTTTGTGATACTTGTTAGGAGATTTATCAACATAGGTATTAATCTAAGTAGACAAAAGCTCAAACCCAACAGTGAAGAGAAACGGAAAAACATGCCAAAGAGACAATTTTAAAGATTGACACAATGTCAGAAAACTCACTTGCAATATTCAGCTCCAGAGGAGGATGCATCAGCAAGCTTGACAACTTTGCGAATCACTGCATTGCTGTACCAGAACAACTGATTGCATAAATAACTGCactaaaagaatatttaaaaaaaaaaatagagagagagagagagagagagagaataagagcaacaatgcATTTCTACGTCAAAAATGacattttgaaaaatgtctaCATTCTGCACCATCTAGTAGTATAAGTGATGGACTGTCATATCTTTTGTTTAGCTGGAAACCTAATTGAAATGTCATAGCCatcatatatagcattgctCTGTAGGCTCTACATaccttttgttttattatattctgcattgaaaatttccatattctcCCTCACAATTTTTGTTTGTTCTCCAAATTCATGTTTAACTTTTAAACATTAcagaaataaaaacattaaaccaaataaaaccgaaaaaaactaaaataaagacttttatttctcataaaaataaaatgatatgtAAGACGCAAATCAGGCAGTCCACAGCCCTATTGATCCGtttctttttagatttattCGAAGAGAATGAAGGGAAGTGGAACTTGAAAAACAACAGATTTTCTTCAATCTCAGCCAAGCAGATGCTGCAATGTAAGATGCTAATCAGGCAGTCCACCGGCCTATTGATCCATTTCTTTTCCATTCATTCTTTCTTGGAGTTATTTTAAGTTTATCTGAAGAGAATGAAAGGTAGGTGGAAGTTGAAAATCAACAGATTTTCTTCAATCTCAGTTAAGCAGATGTCACAATGTAGGTCACAACCCGTCATACAGTATGCCATATTTATAGTACTATAATCTTACTAGATCAGACATTTAATCCATTAAAAGGATATATATTATATCACTTATGACAGCTTCACCTTTTTACTCCTGCCGTAACAGAACTATGAAGCACATGATGGTGAGCTGGATCCAGTGCATCAGTGACAGAGTCGGGTATTATTGATCCAAGAATGCTACTTGATTTCCGGCTTCTGCCAAGAGTAAAAGGTATGGACAAAAAAGATTagatatttttgcaaatccTTTATAAATCACAACGGACCATTGACAGAAAAGAATGCTCTCCAGGCCTAATACGGAAACCATAAGGTCGAAGAAACTTTTGAAACCAAGGTTGTTTTGGTTAGAAAGATGAGTGAAAATATACAAGCGCCCCCCCCGCCACCCCACAAAGCAATATCATAGGTTGAAGCATcctttttttcagaaaaaataaaataaaatacaaatgcAATTATTTGCAGGGCACCATAATGGATGctactaaaaaactaaaaacatccTGCATCTATTAAAAAACCGAAAAACAAATAACATGATATAACAAGTCATGTCCTATATTATTTGGCCATGTACATATCCCCATTTCttaatgtagaaaaaaaaaggaggacaACACTAAGCTATAGTTCTCACCTTTGATTTATAGCAAATCCCAGAGAGAAAACATGAAGAGAACCTGAAGAACTTGTGGCCAAAAGAATATCTGGAAGTTGCATAGATGGCCCAAATGACAAGGAAAATATAGTGGATGGATATGTTCCCCTTCGAAAACTATATGACTGCCAAAGAAAGACAAGTTAGATTCAAAGTCCAATGTAAGATATTACAACCAGAGATAGCAGCGCTGTACTGCTTCTAGAAATCTAGTTTATTTTGAGTCGGGATATAAGAGGAAATCTACGCCATAATTGATTATGCATCTTAAATAACAGTAGGACACTGCACCATGCTACAAAAAGATTAGGTCCCGCCATTTTATGGATCCATTCTCTGATTGACAAATTAGATTTCAGAGCacacaaagaaagaaaattattttgacCTAGAAAATCACTCTAGATTAAAGAAACTGACCTGAAGAACATTTAAGACACTTAAAAAGGAATTTCACTTGTTTAATTCTAAAATGAGGGCCTCATTAGATACAAAGCCCCCTTGTTTTTCTTTGGTCACCATCTCAATCTGTAATGGCAATTGTCTTTGACAGCCTGCTTTAGGCATATAATCAAGCACATAGATACTCCATATACCAAGTCCTATGAATGGACGGTGTGCAATCCCACCTTTGTCGCATCTGAAACCAAATAGACTCTGATTATGGTTCCTTGTTCAGAAGCAGTTGCTATGTATGTCCCATTGGAAGAAAGGGTAATTGCAGCCAGAGGTGCACGATGAGCATCTATCTGTAATTCAATTTGAATGAGAACATAAATGAAATGAACAAGAGAATGtaaaaatgagtattttttgttCAATATCTAATAACAAGTGAAAGAAGGgcacaaaattcaaaaacaaatctgCTCCTTCATGCATAAAAGCATGAACCAGTTTGAAGCATTATCTGCAAGTATAACCAGAGGTTCATCCTGAGGCTCATCTCAACTCACGCCTCAAGGCAGTTTGCTCAGGTAGCCCACTTCTCATAAAAATTcaagttttttcaaaaataaaatgtggCATGACCTAAGGCTTATGGTTCATGTGACTGATTTTCCTTCCCCCTTCCCTTGGGGCCAACtacttatattaaaaataaaataaaaatttaaaaacaaaaaataaaataaaaaagaaaagaagaagaagaagaagttcttGTGACCGATTTTCTGAACTttctaaaatttgaaaagcCCCATATATTTTTGGTTTGCCTTTTCCTATGCAATAGGTTTCTGGGTTATGCTGGCCAAAATAAATCACAAGTACAGATTCAAAGACAGAGAGATCATGAAGTGACCATATTGTTAATGGCTAAAAAGTAGATCATCTACATTTTTGTTATCTTATCCACTTAAGGCTACAAAGCATAAATGCTCTCTGATTCACTTTGAAAAAGCGGTATCATTGTGATCATAAGAGGGGAAAATAATAGTaactaaaaaaacatttaatcaTGACAGAAATAAATTGAGGAGGATTCCTgatgttaaatcatcaatttcATCATATATAAAGAAGAAATATTAATTCTGTAACCTCACAATGTGATTGGAGCTCCATGACATTGTACAACAACACCAATCCTTTGGTGGTGCTAGCAGGTAGAGCCAAGAAGCAACCATCCAAACTGGGCGAGAATCCACAAAGCCCtgggaaagaaggaaaaggaaaaaacggattttaaaaatttaagcatTTAATATGACGTCAGTTCCGCAAAAgtcaaaatttttgttttaaggaTAAAGCTACAGATTCTATTTCAATGTAACTATTGGATTGCGGTGAAATAACAATATTTGATGACTCTGACCGGACTACAACACTCAATCCAAAaatatgaaatcaatatatatatataaaaaccaaTACAATATTCAAACACCTCCAAATACATATTTCAGGAGAATCAAAGGAAGCATGTGAAATATATGACAGACAAAATTCTCTATACAAAGTACTATTGTCCTTATAGAACATACATAAATCAAAGTTATGTAATCCATTATCCTAGAAATTTTGATGTCTCAGACAATAACATCATGTAAAAATCACATCCTTGAATTATGCCTTTACTCCATTTGCTTATCGTAACCTTCTGTTCCTATTTTTCATTGCATTAGAGCAATTAAGATAAAAATGGGTCTTAAATGTTGAATACTGTTGAGttgctcaaattttattcacTTATAAACAACATAACAAAGCAGTTTCTCGCACAAGTGTGATTGTCTCCTAAAAGAATATGGTGCGCATCAAACCATGACACTTTATGCTATAAAAAGTCAGTTAGGTTGGATGCTATTCACATACTGTGTTACTTTTTGAATTATAATTAGATGCAGAGTTACTGATACTCTTGAACTTCATTATTTCAATTATATTCAGAAAAGAACTAGTTAGTTACATAATTAGCTGCAGAGTTAGCAAAAAAAAGGTAAGTCATATTATGTATCATCAGATTCGTGTGAGTGGCTGAACAATCCCAAATTTATTACCAAGATGTCTATCCAGGTCGACTTATAAAGTGCTGCCACAATTTGGAAACTATTTTGATATCAATCATGTAGGAATAGGAGTGTCTACCATCGTTTCGGTCTAATCAGTAAAGAACTTCATAAAGTAAAGAATTTTCATCTAGTTATAAAAGAAAAGGCCAAAGAGGTATGACCCAAGTACTCAAGAAGTCTACAAGAGGAACAATAATGGAAATTAAAAATGGAAGGTTTCAATAACagcaagaaagtaaaaaaaatacaaaagtaggGAATGAGAAAGATAATCAGCAGCCAGAACTTTATGAAAAATTATCCACATTGAACAAATTATGAATGCCACTACAGGAGCAAAAGAAACATTTTTCAACCTCACCTTTTAGATTTGGCACCGTATCAATAGCGTCCAATATTTTAACAGTGTTTAAGTCATACACATATGTTTTATCTTGCAAAACGACAACGAGCCTGCATTTACCAAGATAGAATATCAATAAAATTAatgacaaacaaaacaaaattagagtCCTCTTCATGAAAGAATAGTCATATCTAATGGAAAAGCTAGACTTATgccaattaaaaattatttaatggcCACAATCAAGAATATAATGAATCCC is a window of Alnus glutinosa chromosome 4, dhAlnGlut1.1, whole genome shotgun sequence DNA encoding:
- the LOC133867193 gene encoding autophagy-related protein 18b isoform X1, producing the protein MANQSSPYPILCASFNQDASYFVIGTSEGFKVFDSNTGRLCYERAIGAFIIVEMLFNSSLLAIVGAGEQPSLSPRRLCLFNTKTGAALRELNFLTSILAVRMNRKRLVVVLQDKTYVYDLNTVKILDAIDTVPNLKGLCGFSPSLDGCFLALPASTTKGLVLLYNVMELQSHCEIDAHRAPLAAITLSSNGTYIATASEQGTIIRVYLVSDATKSYSFRRGTYPSTIFSLSFGPSMQLPDILLATSSSGSLHVFSLGFAINQRSRKSSSILGSIIPDSVTDALDPAHHHVLHSSVTAGVKSNAVIRKVVKLADASSSGAEYCKATISIINYNGHFQEYSFSLNHQNEPSWTLDHELNLLTVVVSDDTFSS
- the LOC133867193 gene encoding autophagy-related protein 18b isoform X2 produces the protein MANQSSPYPILCASFNQDASYFVIGTSEGFKVFDSNTGRLCYERAIGAFIIVEMLFNSSLLAIVGAGEQPSLSPRRLCLFNTKTGAALRELNFLTSILAVRMNRKRLVVVLQDKTYVYDLNTVKILDAIDTVPNLKGLCGFSPSLDGCFLALPASTTKGLVLLYNVMELQSHCEIDAHRAPLAAITLSSNGTYIATASEQGTIIRVYLVSDATKSYSFRRGTYPSTIFSLSFGPSMQLPDILLATSSSGSLHVFSLGFAINQRSRKSSSILGSIIPDSVTDALDPAHHHVLHSSVTAGVKSDSQSCQAC